The following proteins come from a genomic window of Mycolicibacterium rufum:
- a CDS encoding protein adenylyltransferase SelO, translating to MSIALQDTFVRDLPELAVRWQADEAPDPRLLVLNEPLAADLGLDAQWLRSPAGLRLLAGTEVPDGATPVAQAYAGHQFGGFVPRLGDGRALLLGELTDPEGRVRDLHLKGSGRTPFARGGDGLAAVGPMLREYVISEAMHALGIPTTRSLAVVATGRPVYRETELPGAVLARVASSHLRVGSFQYASLVAGHTGDVGVLRRLADYAIARHHPAAAEREQPYRALLEAVTTVQADLIARWMLVGFVHGVMNTDNMTISGETIDYGPCAFMEAFDPQTVFSSIDSMGRYAYGNQPAIALWNLARFAEALLPLLHDDPDTAVGMAEESLGLFRTRYEQRWAEGMRAKLGVPAAAAEQADILVTDLLGQMQQSRVDHTSFYRRLASAARGDAEPARGEFIDLAAFDAWLARWRELGPDPAAMDAVNPIYIPRNHLVEEALAAATAGELAPLGALLDALRSPFQERAGLERYAEPGRAEFSAGFRTFCGT from the coding sequence ATGAGCATCGCGCTGCAGGACACGTTCGTGCGTGACCTCCCGGAACTCGCGGTGCGCTGGCAGGCCGACGAGGCGCCGGACCCGCGACTGCTCGTGCTCAACGAACCGCTGGCCGCCGACCTCGGGCTGGACGCGCAGTGGCTGCGCAGCCCGGCCGGGCTGCGGCTGCTGGCCGGCACCGAGGTTCCCGACGGCGCGACGCCCGTCGCGCAGGCCTACGCCGGGCACCAGTTCGGCGGGTTCGTCCCGCGGCTGGGTGACGGGCGGGCGCTGCTGCTCGGCGAGCTCACCGACCCCGAGGGACGGGTGCGCGACCTGCATCTGAAGGGATCCGGCCGCACCCCGTTCGCCCGGGGCGGCGACGGTCTGGCCGCGGTCGGCCCGATGCTGCGCGAGTACGTCATCAGTGAGGCGATGCACGCGCTGGGGATCCCGACCACCCGCTCGCTGGCCGTGGTCGCCACCGGGCGGCCGGTGTACCGCGAGACGGAACTGCCGGGGGCGGTGCTGGCCCGCGTCGCCTCGAGCCACCTGCGGGTCGGCAGCTTCCAGTACGCGTCGCTGGTCGCCGGCCACACCGGCGACGTCGGGGTGCTGCGCCGGCTGGCCGACTACGCGATCGCCCGGCACCACCCGGCCGCCGCCGAGCGCGAACAGCCCTACCGCGCGCTGCTGGAGGCCGTCACCACCGTGCAGGCCGACCTGATCGCGCGGTGGATGCTGGTCGGCTTCGTGCACGGCGTGATGAACACCGACAACATGACGATCTCGGGCGAGACCATCGACTACGGGCCGTGCGCGTTCATGGAGGCCTTCGATCCGCAGACGGTGTTCAGCTCGATCGACAGCATGGGCCGCTACGCCTACGGCAATCAGCCCGCGATCGCGCTGTGGAATCTCGCACGATTCGCCGAGGCGCTGCTGCCGCTGCTGCACGACGATCCGGACACCGCGGTCGGGATGGCCGAGGAGTCCCTGGGCCTGTTCCGTACCCGGTACGAACAGCGCTGGGCCGAGGGCATGCGCGCCAAGCTGGGCGTCCCCGCCGCGGCGGCCGAGCAGGCCGACATTCTGGTGACGGATCTGCTGGGACAGATGCAGCAGAGCCGGGTCGACCACACCTCGTTCTACCGTCGGCTGGCCTCGGCGGCCCGCGGGGACGCCGAGCCCGCGCGCGGCGAGTTCATCGACCTCGCCGCGTTCGACGCATGGCTGGCCCGGTGGCGCGAGCTCGGACCCGATCCGGCGGCCATGGACGCGGTGAATCCGATCTACATTCCGCGCAACCACCTCGTCGAGGAGGCGCTGGCCGCGGCGACCGCCGGCGAGCTCGCCCCGCTGGGCGCGCTTCTCGACGCGCTGCGGTCTCCGTTCCAGGAACGGGCCGGCCTCGAGCGCTACGCCGAGCCCGGCCGGGCGGAGTTCTCCGCCGGGTTCCGAACCTTCTGTGGGACCTGA
- a CDS encoding mycobacterial-type methylenetetrahydrofolate reductase, whose amino-acid sequence MSLNTIALELVAPNVDGGRERALEDAEKVLRCSAEAGVGGRVRHVMIPGMIEEDEGRPIEMKPKLDVLDFWKMIQPELPGIKGLCTQVTAFMDESTLGARLTELVGSGFEGIAFVGVPRTLNDGEGSGVAPTDALSMFDDVVDNRGAILIPTREGEQGRFTFKCDRGATYGMTQLLYSDAIVDFLTEFAKTSEHRPEILLSFGFVPAVENKVGLINWLIQDPGNAAVAAEQDFVKQLAGAEPVERRKLMVDLYKRVVDGVGELGFPLSVHFEATYGINTPAFQTFSEMLAHWAPDQPSGSR is encoded by the coding sequence GTGAGCCTGAACACCATCGCTCTGGAGTTGGTGGCGCCCAATGTCGACGGCGGCCGCGAGCGGGCCCTCGAGGACGCCGAGAAGGTGCTGCGGTGCTCCGCGGAGGCCGGGGTGGGCGGTCGCGTTCGGCACGTGATGATCCCCGGCATGATCGAGGAGGACGAGGGCCGGCCGATCGAGATGAAGCCCAAGCTCGACGTGCTCGATTTCTGGAAGATGATCCAGCCGGAGCTGCCCGGCATCAAGGGGCTGTGCACCCAGGTCACTGCGTTCATGGACGAGTCGACGCTGGGCGCGCGGCTGACCGAACTGGTCGGCAGCGGCTTCGAGGGCATTGCGTTCGTCGGTGTGCCGCGCACGCTCAACGACGGGGAAGGGTCCGGTGTCGCCCCGACCGATGCGTTGTCGATGTTCGACGACGTCGTCGACAACCGCGGCGCGATCCTCATCCCCACCCGCGAGGGCGAGCAGGGCCGGTTCACCTTCAAGTGCGACCGCGGCGCCACCTACGGCATGACCCAACTGCTTTACTCCGACGCGATCGTCGACTTCCTGACCGAGTTCGCCAAGACCAGCGAGCACCGGCCCGAGATCCTGCTGTCGTTCGGTTTCGTGCCCGCTGTGGAGAACAAGGTCGGGCTGATCAACTGGCTGATCCAGGATCCGGGCAACGCGGCCGTCGCCGCCGAGCAGGACTTCGTCAAGCAGCTCGCCGGCGCGGAGCCGGTGGAGCGCCGCAAGCTGATGGTCGATCTGTACAAGCGGGTCGTCGACGGCGTCGGTGAGCTCGGCTTCCCGCTCAGCGTGCACTTCGAGGCGACCTACGGCATCAACACCCCGGCGTTCCAGACGTTCTCGGAGATGCTGGCGCACTGGGCGCCCGATCAGCCGTCCGGTTCGCGCTGA
- a CDS encoding VOC family protein: MTSEPLPVGRLGATSIDCPDPAELADFYGALLGMRRLVETPDGGVVAITDGAAILAMMRVDPYVAPTWPAGARPQQMHLDVSVDDLDRAVDAAEHLGARQAAEQAQPSLWRVMLDPAGHPFCLTTVGAG; the protein is encoded by the coding sequence ATGACCTCGGAGCCTCTCCCGGTCGGCCGGCTGGGCGCGACCTCGATCGACTGCCCGGATCCGGCTGAGCTGGCGGACTTCTACGGCGCGCTGCTCGGCATGCGGCGTCTGGTCGAGACGCCCGACGGCGGCGTGGTGGCGATCACCGACGGCGCCGCGATCCTGGCGATGATGCGCGTCGACCCCTACGTCGCGCCGACCTGGCCCGCGGGCGCCCGCCCGCAGCAGATGCACCTCGACGTGTCGGTCGACGACCTGGACCGCGCTGTCGATGCGGCCGAGCATCTCGGCGCGCGTCAGGCCGCGGAGCAGGCGCAGCCGTCGCTGTGGCGGGTGATGCTCGACCCCGCCGGGCATCCCTTCTGCCTGACGACGGTCGGCGCCGGCTGA
- the hrpA gene encoding ATP-dependent RNA helicase HrpA — translation MPDTAAAEVRALRARLDGLTLRDAARLGRNLRTARTPDAATLERLTRQFAAAEALVATREAAVPTISYPDLPVSERRDDIKAAIAAHQVVIVAGETGSGKTTQLPKICLELGRGIRGTIGHTQPRRLAARTVAQRIADELGTPLGDAVGYTVRFTDQASDRTLVKLMTDGILLADIQRDRRLLRYDTLIIDEAHERSLNIDFLLGYLRQLLPRRPDLKVIVTSATIEPERFARHFGTADGPAPVLEVSGRTYPVEIRYRPLEVPVVGEGDDPDDPDHEVVRTELRDPTEAIVDAVRELAAEPPGDVLVFLSGEREIRDTAEALRADLGEHAEILPLYARLPTAEQQKVFSPSRARRRVVLATNVAETSLTVPGIRYVVDPGTARISRYSRRTKVQRLPIEPISQASAAQRAGRSGRTAPGVCIRLYSEEDFASRPRYTDPEILRTNLAAVILQMAALGFGDIEGFGFLDPPDARSIRDGIALLTELGALTDGELTPLGRRLAQIPVDPRLGRMILQAETEGCVREMLVLAAALSIPDPRERPTDREEAARAKHARFADENSDFVSFLNLWRYLGEQRKERSGSSFRRMCREEFLHYLRIREWQDLVGQLRSICRDLGITESDEPADPARVHAALTAGLLSHVGMREESKGRDSREFLGARNARFVLAPGSVLTRRPPRWVVVADLVETSRLYGRIAARIDPETVERVAGHLVQRSHSEPHWDSERGAVMAYERVTLYGLPLVARRRVGYAQIDPPVARELFLRHALVEQDWRTRHHFFTDNARLRSELAELEERARRRDLLVGDDEIFAFYDTRIPADVVSARHFDGWWRKQRHKTPDLLTMTRDDLLRNDSGGEQPDAWEAGDLALPLTYRYDPGAADDGVTVHVPVDVLARLGGDDFAWQVPALREELLTALIRSLPKDLRRNFVPAPDTARALLASITPDSGPLLDAVQRELRRRTGILVPIDAFDLEKIPPHLRVTFAVEGGDGSVVARGKDLGALQRTLAAPARDAVAAAAGDLERTGLRGWPDIDELPRVVERQGASGHTVRGYPALVDNGSSVAVRVFPTEAEQALAAPAGTRRLVRLAGPSVTKAVEKALDTRTRLTLGTNPDGSLTALVEDCADAAMQVLVPQPVWRRTDFELARARAAEALVPTTLDVLRRAGSVIAALHDVHLALPERPSAAQADAVADIRAQLSRLMPPGFVAAAGAPRLADLTRYLTAVNRRLDRLPHGLGADRERMDRVAAVRAAYDDVVSALSPARAAADDVRDIAWMIEELRVSLWAQQLGTPRPVSEQRIYRALDALSL, via the coding sequence ATGCCCGACACCGCCGCCGCCGAAGTGCGCGCGTTGCGCGCGCGGCTGGACGGCCTGACGCTGCGCGACGCGGCCCGGCTGGGCCGCAACCTGCGCACCGCGCGGACCCCCGACGCCGCCACGCTCGAGCGGCTCACCCGGCAGTTCGCGGCCGCCGAGGCGCTGGTCGCCACCCGCGAAGCCGCCGTGCCCACCATCAGCTACCCGGATCTTCCGGTCAGCGAGCGGCGCGACGACATCAAGGCCGCGATCGCCGCCCATCAGGTGGTCATCGTCGCGGGCGAGACCGGCTCGGGCAAGACCACGCAGCTGCCCAAGATCTGCCTGGAACTCGGCCGCGGCATCCGCGGCACCATCGGGCACACCCAACCGCGCCGACTGGCCGCGCGCACGGTCGCCCAGCGCATCGCCGACGAACTCGGCACCCCGCTGGGCGATGCGGTCGGTTACACCGTGCGGTTCACCGACCAGGCGAGCGACCGCACCCTGGTGAAGCTGATGACCGACGGCATCCTGCTCGCCGACATCCAGCGCGACCGGCGGCTGCTGCGCTACGACACGCTGATCATCGACGAGGCCCACGAGCGCAGCCTCAACATCGACTTCCTGCTCGGCTATCTGCGCCAGCTGCTGCCGCGCCGGCCGGACCTCAAGGTGATCGTCACCTCGGCGACCATCGAGCCCGAGCGCTTCGCCCGCCACTTCGGCACCGCCGACGGCCCGGCGCCGGTCCTCGAGGTGAGCGGCCGCACCTATCCCGTCGAGATCCGTTACCGCCCTTTGGAAGTACCGGTGGTCGGCGAGGGTGACGATCCGGACGACCCGGACCACGAAGTGGTCCGCACCGAGCTGCGCGACCCGACTGAGGCGATCGTCGACGCGGTGCGCGAACTCGCCGCCGAACCGCCCGGCGACGTGCTGGTGTTCCTGTCCGGAGAGCGCGAGATCCGCGACACCGCAGAGGCCTTGCGGGCCGACCTGGGCGAGCACGCCGAGATCCTGCCGCTGTACGCCCGGCTGCCGACCGCCGAGCAGCAGAAGGTGTTCAGCCCGAGCCGGGCGCGCCGGCGCGTGGTGCTGGCGACCAACGTCGCCGAGACATCGCTGACCGTGCCCGGCATCCGCTACGTCGTCGACCCCGGCACGGCCCGGATCTCCCGCTACAGCCGCCGCACCAAAGTGCAGCGGCTGCCGATCGAACCGATCTCGCAGGCGTCGGCCGCGCAGCGCGCCGGCCGGTCCGGACGGACCGCGCCCGGTGTGTGCATCCGGCTGTACTCCGAGGAGGATTTCGCCTCCCGGCCGCGCTACACCGATCCGGAGATCCTGCGCACCAACCTCGCCGCGGTGATCCTGCAGATGGCCGCGCTCGGCTTCGGCGACATCGAGGGGTTCGGCTTCCTCGACCCACCCGACGCCCGCAGCATCCGCGACGGCATCGCGCTGCTGACCGAACTCGGCGCGTTGACCGACGGTGAGCTGACCCCGCTGGGCCGCCGGCTGGCGCAGATCCCGGTCGACCCGCGGCTGGGCCGGATGATCCTGCAGGCCGAGACCGAGGGCTGCGTGCGCGAGATGCTGGTGCTCGCCGCGGCGCTGTCGATACCCGACCCGCGCGAGCGGCCCACCGACCGGGAGGAGGCGGCGCGCGCCAAGCACGCCCGGTTCGCCGACGAGAACTCCGACTTCGTGTCCTTCCTGAACCTGTGGCGATACCTGGGGGAGCAGCGAAAGGAGCGCTCCGGCAGTTCGTTCCGGCGGATGTGCCGCGAAGAGTTCCTGCATTACCTGCGGATCCGCGAATGGCAGGATCTGGTGGGCCAGCTGCGGTCCATCTGCCGCGACCTGGGTATCACCGAGTCCGACGAACCGGCCGATCCCGCCCGGGTGCACGCCGCCCTCACCGCGGGGCTGCTGTCCCACGTCGGCATGCGCGAGGAGTCCAAAGGCCGTGACTCCCGGGAGTTCCTGGGTGCGCGCAACGCCCGCTTCGTGCTGGCGCCCGGTTCGGTGCTGACCCGCAGGCCACCGCGCTGGGTGGTGGTCGCCGACCTCGTCGAGACCAGCCGGCTCTACGGCAGGATCGCCGCGCGCATCGACCCGGAGACTGTCGAACGGGTGGCCGGGCACCTCGTGCAGCGCAGTCACAGTGAGCCGCACTGGGATTCCGAACGCGGCGCGGTGATGGCCTACGAGCGGGTGACGCTGTACGGGCTGCCCCTGGTGGCGCGGCGCCGGGTGGGCTACGCGCAGATCGATCCGCCGGTGGCGCGGGAGCTGTTCCTCCGGCACGCCCTGGTGGAGCAGGACTGGCGCACCCGACACCACTTCTTCACCGACAATGCGCGGCTGCGCAGCGAACTGGCCGAACTGGAGGAGCGGGCCCGCCGCCGCGACCTGCTGGTCGGCGACGACGAGATCTTCGCGTTCTACGACACCCGCATCCCGGCCGACGTGGTGTCGGCCCGTCACTTCGACGGGTGGTGGCGCAAGCAGCGGCACAAGACGCCGGATCTGCTGACGATGACCCGGGATGACCTGCTGCGCAACGACTCCGGTGGCGAGCAGCCCGACGCCTGGGAGGCCGGAGACCTCGCGCTGCCGCTGACATATCGCTACGACCCGGGCGCCGCCGACGACGGGGTGACCGTGCACGTCCCGGTCGACGTGCTCGCCCGCCTCGGCGGCGACGACTTCGCCTGGCAGGTGCCCGCGCTGCGGGAGGAACTGCTCACCGCGCTGATCCGGTCGCTGCCCAAGGACCTGCGGCGCAACTTCGTGCCCGCCCCCGACACGGCGCGGGCGCTGCTGGCCTCGATCACACCTGACAGCGGACCCCTGCTCGACGCGGTGCAACGCGAATTACGCAGGCGCACCGGCATCCTCGTGCCCATCGACGCCTTCGACCTGGAGAAGATCCCGCCGCACCTGCGGGTCACCTTCGCGGTCGAGGGTGGCGACGGATCGGTCGTCGCGCGGGGTAAGGATCTCGGCGCGCTGCAGCGCACGCTCGCCGCACCGGCGCGCGACGCCGTTGCCGCGGCCGCCGGTGACCTCGAGCGCACCGGGTTGCGCGGCTGGCCCGACATCGACGAACTGCCGCGGGTGGTCGAGCGGCAGGGCGCCTCCGGGCACACGGTGCGCGGATACCCGGCCCTGGTCGACAACGGCTCGTCGGTGGCCGTGCGGGTCTTCCCCACCGAGGCCGAGCAGGCGCTCGCCGCGCCGGCGGGCACCCGGCGGCTGGTGCGCCTGGCAGGCCCGTCGGTGACCAAAGCGGTCGAGAAGGCATTGGACACCCGGACACGGCTGACGCTGGGCACCAACCCCGACGGCTCGCTGACGGCGTTGGTCGAGGACTGCGCCGACGCCGCGATGCAGGTGCTGGTGCCCCAACCCGTCTGGCGCCGAACGGATTTCGAGCTGGCCCGCGCGCGGGCCGCCGAGGCGCTGGTGCCGACCACGCTCGACGTGCTCCGCCGCGCCGGGTCGGTGATCGCCGCGCTGCACGACGTGCACCTGGCCCTGCCCGAACGTCCCAGCGCCGCGCAGGCCGACGCCGTCGCCGACATCCGCGCGCAGCTCTCCCGGCTGATGCCGCCCGGTTTCGTCGCCGCGGCCGGCGCACCGCGGCTGGCCGACCTGACCCGGTACCTGACCGCGGTGAACCGGCGGCTGGATCGGTTGCCGCACGGGCTGGGCGCCGACCGGGAGCGGATGGACCGGGTCGCCGCGGTCCGCGCCGCCTACGACGACGTCGTCTCCGCGCTGTCTCCGGCGCGTGCCGCAGCCGACGACGTGCGCGACATCGCGTGGATGATCGAGGAACTACGGGTGAGCCTGTGGGCTCAGCAGCTCGGCACCCCGCGGCCGGTCAGCGAGCAGCGGATCTACCGCGCCCTCGACGCCCTGTCCCTCTGA
- a CDS encoding helix-turn-helix domain-containing protein produces the protein MSPATQDAARPLEFWLGALADIGEAVGGDEPVAAVLDRVARTACTLLDYDFCAVFLPDPSRTALTIVGSHGLSGEYVAQVNADRPILLDTRGEQEAPTSIAFRTGEVVTVEDIDRMPHFTWSGVAHEQGYRALISVPLRRAGDVVGALNGYRAQPHRFDRAEIGLVSTLATQVAIALGTAQLRAAEQATIRELQRAEEVHTLLTATALRGEGVAGVAAALAELLDRPVRIQDSYAEQLAAARWPADAAVGAEAPATVTTATTATDVILDGAPVAHIHVLAGDHALSGLDVRAMEHAAVVTALELLRARTAAEVEQRLRGSLVADLLGSDAAGMPALLERARRLGWDLAGGQTLIALRAADGERVLSAADRFFARAAPRPLSAAHRGDLILILPAGAGLAVDTARRLVDFLTGTGVVDHARAAVSAEVSAQELPATYRTLRGALDLAGGASTVIDLTDITIDHLLLELGDPQRLRQFAMSVLGRAAEYDRTRSTELLDTARVVLDTGLDRRAAAARLHLHPNTVAQRMRRLEELTGLQLSRPADLLQLASALTVARIAALG, from the coding sequence ATGTCACCGGCGACACAGGACGCGGCGCGGCCGCTGGAGTTCTGGCTCGGCGCACTGGCCGATATCGGAGAAGCGGTCGGCGGGGACGAGCCGGTGGCGGCGGTGCTGGACCGGGTGGCCCGCACCGCGTGCACGCTGCTCGACTACGACTTCTGCGCGGTCTTCCTGCCCGACCCCTCGCGCACCGCGCTGACGATCGTCGGCTCGCACGGCCTGTCCGGCGAGTACGTCGCCCAGGTCAACGCCGACCGGCCCATCCTGCTCGACACGCGCGGGGAGCAGGAGGCGCCGACGAGCATCGCGTTCCGCACCGGCGAGGTGGTGACCGTCGAGGACATCGACCGCATGCCGCATTTCACGTGGAGCGGCGTCGCGCACGAGCAGGGCTACCGGGCGCTGATCTCGGTGCCGCTGCGCCGGGCCGGCGACGTGGTCGGAGCGCTCAACGGGTACCGCGCCCAGCCGCACCGCTTCGACCGGGCCGAGATCGGGCTGGTGAGCACGCTGGCCACCCAGGTCGCCATCGCGCTGGGCACGGCACAGTTGCGCGCCGCCGAGCAGGCCACCATCCGGGAACTGCAGCGCGCCGAGGAGGTGCACACGCTGCTCACCGCGACCGCGCTGCGCGGGGAGGGCGTGGCCGGTGTCGCGGCGGCACTGGCCGAACTGCTCGACCGGCCGGTTCGCATCCAGGACTCCTACGCCGAGCAGCTGGCCGCGGCGCGATGGCCGGCCGACGCGGCAGTCGGCGCCGAGGCCCCAGCCACGGTGACCACGGCGACCACGGCGACCGACGTGATCCTCGACGGCGCCCCGGTCGCCCACATCCATGTGCTCGCCGGAGACCACGCGCTGTCGGGGCTCGACGTGCGGGCGATGGAGCACGCGGCGGTGGTCACTGCGCTGGAACTGCTGCGCGCCCGCACGGCCGCCGAAGTCGAACAGCGCCTGCGGGGTTCGCTGGTGGCCGACCTGCTGGGCTCCGACGCGGCCGGCATGCCCGCGTTGCTCGAGCGGGCCCGCCGGCTCGGGTGGGATCTGGCGGGCGGGCAGACGCTGATCGCTTTGCGCGCCGCCGACGGTGAACGGGTGCTGAGCGCCGCGGACCGGTTCTTCGCCCGCGCCGCGCCGCGGCCACTGTCCGCCGCGCACCGCGGCGACCTGATCCTGATCCTGCCCGCAGGCGCAGGCCTGGCCGTCGACACGGCCCGCCGCCTGGTCGACTTCCTCACCGGCACAGGCGTCGTCGACCACGCCCGCGCCGCGGTGTCGGCCGAGGTGAGCGCGCAGGAGCTGCCCGCGACGTACCGAACATTGCGCGGGGCACTGGATCTCGCGGGCGGGGCGTCGACGGTGATCGACCTGACCGACATCACGATCGACCATCTGCTGCTCGAACTCGGCGACCCGCAGCGGCTCCGGCAATTCGCCATGTCGGTGCTCGGTCGCGCCGCGGAGTACGACCGCACCCGCTCCACCGAACTGCTCGACACCGCGCGAGTGGTGCTCGACACCGGGCTGGACCGGCGCGCCGCCGCGGCCCGACTGCACCTTCACCCGAACACCGTGGCCCAGCGGATGCGCCGGCTCGAGGAGTTGACCGGCCTGCAGCTGTCCCGACCGGCCGACCTGCTGCAGCTCGCCTCCGCGTTGACGGTGGCCCGGATCGCCGCGCTGGGCTGA
- a CDS encoding ABC transporter substrate-binding protein yields the protein MRPDNRPWRRVTLAVVVLVTLVLSTGCSAGLGGPASSRTARDGVIRFTFAPDPIWDYMNETGVVDAWQRETGYRIETSATWDEFGLFAGGHADIISTASFEVPGLEEQTRRDTVIIGKYNAERSRILVRADDPAQTLADLRGKRLGVFTTVSGTLVWSALVKQMHDMNLVDGDFDVIVADIQNLSNLLARGEIDACICYPDLSARELRDGSVRPLYDGKSSADLFAELVAPGHDGPMGNVFVARKDWVDAHPAEVSAFLDLWDRGLAEWQAHRDEMIERYPQHFAVATPEDITFMKAYVSEHDWVVDEVRFDPRWAEDESSIFDLMRATGVIGDDVTDPKFLPTRGVQP from the coding sequence GTGAGGCCCGACAATCGACCCTGGCGGCGGGTGACGCTCGCCGTGGTGGTGCTGGTGACGCTCGTGCTGAGCACCGGCTGCTCGGCCGGGCTGGGCGGCCCGGCGTCGTCGCGCACGGCGCGTGACGGCGTCATCCGCTTCACGTTCGCGCCCGACCCGATCTGGGACTACATGAACGAGACGGGCGTCGTGGACGCCTGGCAGCGCGAGACCGGCTACCGCATCGAGACCAGCGCCACGTGGGACGAGTTCGGATTGTTCGCCGGCGGTCACGCCGACATCATCTCCACCGCCTCGTTCGAGGTGCCCGGCCTGGAGGAGCAGACGCGGCGCGACACCGTGATCATCGGCAAGTACAACGCCGAACGCAGCCGCATCCTGGTCCGTGCCGACGACCCCGCCCAGACGCTGGCCGACCTGCGAGGCAAGCGGCTCGGGGTGTTCACGACGGTGTCGGGCACGCTGGTGTGGAGCGCGCTGGTCAAACAGATGCACGACATGAATCTCGTCGACGGCGACTTCGACGTGATCGTCGCCGACATCCAGAACCTGTCGAACCTGTTGGCGCGCGGCGAGATCGACGCCTGCATCTGCTATCCGGACCTGTCCGCCCGCGAACTGCGGGACGGCTCGGTACGCCCGCTCTACGACGGCAAGTCCTCGGCTGACCTGTTCGCCGAGCTCGTCGCACCGGGCCACGACGGCCCGATGGGCAACGTGTTCGTCGCCCGCAAGGACTGGGTGGACGCGCACCCGGCCGAGGTGTCGGCCTTCCTCGACCTCTGGGACCGCGGTCTCGCCGAATGGCAGGCGCACCGCGACGAGATGATCGAGAGGTACCCGCAGCACTTCGCGGTCGCCACCCCCGAGGACATCACGTTCATGAAAGCCTATGTCAGCGAACATGACTGGGTGGTCGACGAGGTCCGCTTCGACCCGCGGTGGGCCGAGGACGAGAGCTCGATCTTCGACCTGATGCGCGCCACCGGCGTCATCGGCGACGACGTCACCGATCCGAAGTTCCTGCCGACCCGAGGAGTCCAGCCGTGA
- a CDS encoding ABC transporter permease, whose protein sequence is MTQTVAPPDSPTAPAPAGRRPRRGSVAGVRWLASGAALLLALAIWAAVAAWIDDPIVPRPAGVAEQVVAIVVSGEALTNFTASIAKIAAGFAIAMAGGLVIGFAMGRSAFMTSYFSLPLFVLGNMPGLTYAVFGLLIFGVGAGGPIVVSALVALPFIAINVAEGVRSVDGKLLSMCHAFGRSRTDVLRHLYLPAVTTFVFAGVRYGFAMAWKVEALTEVFGAGSGVGFMIRKAYQEFRVDDMLAWTTLFIIAMVLIERGLAALENRFFAWRKELA, encoded by the coding sequence GTGACCCAGACCGTCGCCCCGCCGGATTCGCCGACCGCACCGGCGCCTGCCGGCCGCCGGCCCCGCAGGGGCTCCGTCGCCGGCGTGCGGTGGCTCGCCTCCGGTGCCGCACTGCTGCTGGCACTGGCGATCTGGGCGGCCGTCGCGGCCTGGATCGACGATCCGATCGTGCCGCGGCCCGCCGGCGTGGCCGAGCAGGTCGTCGCGATCGTCGTCTCCGGTGAGGCGCTGACCAACTTCACGGCCAGCATCGCCAAGATCGCCGCCGGCTTCGCGATCGCGATGGCAGGAGGTCTGGTGATCGGATTCGCCATGGGCCGTTCGGCGTTCATGACGTCGTACTTCTCGCTACCGCTGTTCGTGCTCGGCAACATGCCGGGGCTGACGTATGCGGTGTTCGGGCTGCTGATCTTCGGCGTCGGCGCCGGCGGGCCCATCGTGGTCTCGGCACTGGTGGCGCTGCCGTTCATCGCGATCAATGTCGCCGAGGGCGTGCGCTCGGTGGACGGCAAGCTGCTGTCGATGTGCCACGCCTTCGGTCGCAGCCGCACCGACGTGCTGCGCCACCTGTACCTGCCGGCCGTGACGACGTTCGTCTTCGCCGGGGTCCGGTACGGCTTCGCGATGGCCTGGAAGGTCGAGGCGCTGACCGAGGTGTTCGGCGCCGGCAGCGGGGTCGGCTTCATGATCCGCAAGGCCTATCAGGAGTTCCGCGTCGACGACATGCTCGCGTGGACCACGCTCTTCATCATCGCGATGGTGCTGATCGAACGCGGCCTGGCCGCGTTGGAGAACCGCTTCTTCGCCTGGCGGAAGGAACTCGCATGA